The nucleotide window AAAAGTGAACGAGCAGGGAATTATAACAGCTTCAAAAGAAGAGCCTGGCAATTTCAAATATGATTATTACATCCCTCTGGATTCTGAAAACGCCTTAGTTTTACTCGAAATGTGGGTTAACAGTGAGGCTCAAGCAGCACATGGAAAAGCAGAGCATTACCAAAAGCTGCAAGCTTTAAAGAAAGAATATGTAACGAAAGTTGAAATCGAAAAGTATAGTATTAACGACATATCTTAGGATTTTTATAGAGTAAATTTTACCCTTCTTACTTGGGTCAGGTTTTTGTCGTTACTTCCGGGCGGGTTTGTCTACAATC belongs to Bacillota bacterium and includes:
- a CDS encoding putative quinol monooxygenase, which codes for MVNVRYEIKPGKRNEFFEKVNEQGIITASKEEPGNFKYDYYIPLDSENALVLLEMWVNSEAQAAHGKAEHYQKLQALKKEYVTKVEIEKYSINDIS